CGGACGCCAAAGCGTTGCTCCTCGTCCAGAACGAGCAAAGCGAGATTGGGCAGATCCACATCGTCTGAAAGAAGACGGTGCGTCCCGATGAGAATATCCACCTGCCCCTTTGAGGCCGCGGCAAGCACTTCCTTCTGCTTCTGGCGGGTCACGAACCGGCTAAGCATGCCTATGTTGACGGGGAAGCCGCCCAGACGACTCTTGAAAGTCTGATAATGCTGTTCCGCAAGGATGGTGGTGGGACAAAGCAAGGCCACCTGTTTTCCCTCACAGGCGGCACGGAACGCGGCTCGCATGGCCACCTCCGTCTTGCCGAAGCCCACGTCGCCGCATACCAGGCGGTCCATGGGGGTGGGCTTTTCCATATCTTCCAGCACATCCTGAATGGCACGGGCCTGATCCGGCGTTTCCTCAAAGCCGAAAGAGGCTTCAAATTCCCTGTACAGTTCATTGATGGGGCCGTAGCCAAACCCCTTGGCAATGCGCCGCCATGCGTACATTTCCACAAGGTCGTGGGCGATTTTTTCAATGGCCTTGCGCGCCCGGGACTTTGAGGTGAGCCAGCCTGCACCGCCCAGTTTGTCGAGGGCAGGAGCGCCCCCGTCCGGTCCTTTGAACCGCTGGATAAGACCGAGCCGGTCAACAGGCAGATACAGCTTGTCATCGCCAGCATAGCGCAGCAGCAGATAATCGTTGGCCACACCGCCCAGTTCCATGCGGTGCATGCCGTCAAATATTGCTATGCCGTAGTCCCGGTGGACAAGATGATCACCCGGCGTCAGGTCATCATGCTCCTTCAGCCCCGCAAAGGCTCCTGTGCGGGCCCGCTCCCGACGCTCCGTTCTCGGCTGGATGACATCCTCTCCGAGTATGAGCACCTTGTCCCATACAAGGTCAATACCGCGCCGGAATGGTGCCACCAGTGCGAACAATCCCTTTTCCCATAGCGAATAGCGCAGGTGGGGCATAAGCCCGTCCTGCTCGGCCAGCTTGAGGAACTTGGCCCTGCTCCGCTCATTGGAAAAAGCAAGAAGTACCTGCCGCTTTTCGTGCGTCCACTTGCGCAACCGGGAGACAAGGGCCTGCCACGGGCGATCCTGATCCTGCGACGAGGTGAAAATATCCTGAAACGCACCATACGAACGTTCAGTCAGGTCTGCTCCCTGCTTCTCCACGCCGATGACCAGATCTTCAAAGTGAACGCGGCGATTATCAGACCAGACAGCTGTTGCCTGATCCTGCGAACGAAGGGCCATGCTTGCGGGCTGACGAAGGCCCGTCTCAGCCGCTTGCTTATCGAGAAAGGCGTGCCAAGTGCGTTCTGACTCTTCAAGTGATTCTTTAAGTTCCCGCTCGGAAGGCAGAATGAATACGGCGTCTTTGGGCAGCCACTGCTCAAGAAAAGCCGCCTGCTCGTAATAGGACCCCGGCAGAATTGGCGTTGATCCCTCTTCTGCCGCACGGGTAAAAGCCCCGGCCTGTCCCTTGGCCAGCTTGCCGTGCTTTTCCAGCTCCTTCCACCACTGCACCGCCTTGGCTCTCTGATCTGAACTCAGAATGAGAGGCGATGTGGGCAGCAGTACAATCTCCTGCATATTGCCGCGGGAACGCTGGCTTGAAGGGTCAAAGAGCCGTATTTCCTCAAGCTGGTCACCAAAAAATTCCAAACGGACAGGGCGCGCATAACCGGGACAGAAGATATCAAGTATATCCCCGCGCAGCGCCATTTCTCCCGGCTGGGTCACCATGGGAACACGGGAATACCCCCACTCCACACATTGATCGAGCAGCAGATCGGGGCCAGTATCATCCCCCACGGGCAGGACCAGCTCATGCGTGTCGAAAAGGGTAACCGGCGGCAGCTTGGGCAGGAAGTTATCCAGCGAAACCAGAACACCCTGGTGCTTCTTGCGCAGGCTCAACGAGTACAGGCTGGCAATGCGCGAAGACCATGCGCTCTTGCCGTGAGAACCGGCAGGATGCTGGGGTATAACGGTCCAGGGCTGTTCCCAGACCGGAGAAGTAAGGTTGGTCTCTTCAGTGGAACTTTCCGGCGTAAAAAGGGTAAGAAGACCTTTCAGTTCCGCCAGTTCCTGCGAGTTGCGCACGACAACCACCACATGCTCATCCCTGTTCCGCAGAGAATGGGCCATGCGGGCCTGAGAAGCGGGACCGCTCCTCGCTACCTGAACAACACGCTGCGTAGAATTCTGCAGCGCCAGAATCATCTCGTCAAAAA
This region of Desulfovibrio subterraneus genomic DNA includes:
- the mfd gene encoding transcription-repair coupling factor — protein: MILALQNSTQRVVQVARSGPASQARMAHSLRNRDEHVVVVVRNSQELAELKGLLTLFTPESSTEETNLTSPVWEQPWTVIPQHPAGSHGKSAWSSRIASLYSLSLRKKHQGVLVSLDNFLPKLPPVTLFDTHELVLPVGDDTGPDLLLDQCVEWGYSRVPMVTQPGEMALRGDILDIFCPGYARPVRLEFFGDQLEEIRLFDPSSQRSRGNMQEIVLLPTSPLILSSDQRAKAVQWWKELEKHGKLAKGQAGAFTRAAEEGSTPILPGSYYEQAAFLEQWLPKDAVFILPSERELKESLEESERTWHAFLDKQAAETGLRQPASMALRSQDQATAVWSDNRRVHFEDLVIGVEKQGADLTERSYGAFQDIFTSSQDQDRPWQALVSRLRKWTHEKRQVLLAFSNERSRAKFLKLAEQDGLMPHLRYSLWEKGLFALVAPFRRGIDLVWDKVLILGEDVIQPRTERRERARTGAFAGLKEHDDLTPGDHLVHRDYGIAIFDGMHRMELGGVANDYLLLRYAGDDKLYLPVDRLGLIQRFKGPDGGAPALDKLGGAGWLTSKSRARKAIEKIAHDLVEMYAWRRIAKGFGYGPINELYREFEASFGFEETPDQARAIQDVLEDMEKPTPMDRLVCGDVGFGKTEVAMRAAFRAACEGKQVALLCPTTILAEQHYQTFKSRLGGFPVNIGMLSRFVTRQKQKEVLAAASKGQVDILIGTHRLLSDDVDLPNLALLVLDEEQRFGVRHKEKLKKFRKNVDVLTLSATPIPRTLQLSMSGIRELSVIETAPLGRKPVETDLIERDADMLRGYIKRELDRDGQVFWVHNRIEGLERVAEYVRQLVPEARLGQAHGQMSEKDLETTMHKFWHGELDVLVCTAIVESGLDFPRANTLIVDQAQMFGLGQLYQLRGRVGRSDVQAHAVFVVNNLETLQDIARKRLRIIMEMDYLGAGFQVAMEDLRLRGSGNILGEAQSGQMARVGLDLYLEMLEEEVRRLKGEESLIAVETELNIGVNAHIPETYITDGRERLRFYKMLSSAVDAVMLQDLELEMRDRFGPLPEELSNFLGVLLFKRFLMSMQVQRADIFKDKVRLIWGDKSDAVSPAALVEWVGARASSARLVPPACLEFRMETGGNVRERLENARAELTPLLQKK